The Cryomorphaceae bacterium 1068 genome window below encodes:
- the gldF gene encoding gliding motility-associated ABC transporter permease subunit GldF, with product MWALFKKELRSFLSSVIGYVVIAVFLLLTGLFMWGFPGNLNILDQGYATLDTLFYVAPWVFMFLVPAVTMRSFSEEKRTGTIELLFTRPLTDSAVVLAKYFAGVALVLLALIPTLIYLFSVVKLGNPEGNVDMGGTWGSYLGLFFLASGFTAIGIFASAISDNQVVSFIIALFLCFFCYSGLNQIASFDLFGSLDRFIQSLSIAEHYDSMSRGVIDTRDVVYFIVLSGIFIVLTRGILKNRRIA from the coding sequence ATGTGGGCACTTTTTAAGAAAGAGCTAAGAAGTTTCTTGAGTTCCGTTATCGGTTATGTGGTCATAGCCGTATTTCTTTTGCTGACGGGTCTGTTCATGTGGGGCTTCCCCGGAAATTTGAATATACTCGATCAAGGCTACGCAACTCTCGATACGCTTTTCTATGTAGCACCCTGGGTGTTTATGTTTCTGGTTCCGGCGGTTACCATGCGTTCCTTCTCGGAAGAAAAAAGAACGGGAACCATTGAGCTCTTGTTTACCAGACCACTTACCGATTCGGCCGTGGTTTTGGCAAAGTATTTTGCAGGGGTAGCATTGGTGCTCTTGGCACTGATCCCCACTTTGATCTACCTGTTCAGCGTGGTGAAATTGGGAAATCCCGAGGGTAACGTCGATATGGGCGGTACTTGGGGTTCTTATCTCGGGCTATTCTTTTTAGCTTCGGGATTTACTGCCATCGGTATTTTTGCATCTGCCATCAGCGATAATCAGGTCGTCTCTTTTATCATCGCTCTCTTCCTCTGTTTCTTTTGCTATAGCGGCCTCAATCAAATCGCTTCTTTCGACCTCTTCGGCTCCTTAGATCGATTTATCCAGTCACTCTCCATCGCCGAGCATTACGACTCGATGAGCCGCGGGGTGATTGATACCAGAGACGTGGTTTACTTCATTGTCCTTTCGGGAATATTCATTGTTCTCACTCGTGGAATTCTCAAAAACCGAAGAATAGCATGA
- a CDS encoding antibiotic biosynthesis monooxygenase: protein MIVRVVKLKFEKENLPLALEKLEAIAPKVRAMDGCSYLEISCGIKDKGMILTYSHWTGTDALNAYRGSETFITFWRDVKKLFAEPARAWSLDPLVELV, encoded by the coding sequence ATGATCGTACGCGTAGTAAAGCTCAAATTTGAAAAAGAAAACCTGCCATTGGCTTTGGAAAAACTGGAAGCCATCGCTCCGAAAGTAAGAGCAATGGACGGTTGTAGCTACCTCGAAATAAGCTGTGGAATTAAAGACAAAGGCATGATTTTGACCTACAGCCACTGGACGGGTACGGATGCTTTAAACGCTTACAGAGGTTCAGAAACCTTCATCACTTTCTGGAGAGATGTCAAGAAGCTTTTCGCCGAACCCGCCCGAGCTTGGTCGCTGGATCCGTTGGTTGAGTTGGTTTAA
- the uvrB gene encoding excinuclease ABC subunit UvrB has protein sequence MKFKLTSEFEPTGDQPRAIEQLVKGIVEDDRHQTLLGVTGSGKTFTVANVINQVERPTLILSHNKTLAAQLYSEFKSFFPDNLVEYFVSYYDYYQPEAFIPTSNTFIEKDLSINQEIEKLRLSATSALLSGRRDVIIVASVSCIYGIGNPNEFHKSVIPIEKGQLVSRNSLLHLLVASLYSRNDHELDRGKFRVKGDTVDIFLAYADHAIRVEFFGDEIDNISSFDPESGATIAEFDKLNIYPANLFVTTKQTMNDAIWQIQQDMVAQVQFFEDQGRHLEAKRLEERTTYDLEMMRELGYCSGIENYSRYFDRREPGQRPFCLLDYFPEDYMMVIDESHVTVPQVRAMYGGDRSRKVNLVDYGFRLPAAMDNRPLKFEEFEDMRGQTLFVSATPADYELEKSEGIIVEQLIRPTGLLDPKIYVRPSENQIDDLLEEINVRAEKDERVLVTTLTKRMAEELQAYFDKTGVKSRYIHSDVDTLDRIDIIADLREGVFDVLIGVNLLREGLDLPEVSLVAILDADKEGFLRSERSLVQTVGRAARNVNGMVIMYADKITDSMRMTIDETDRRRLTQQAYNEEHGITPTQIKKSAAALVGQGKKRQSKAYVEPDGMNIAADPVMKYMSADDLDQTIDITRKKMQKAAKDQDFMEAARLRDELFALMKAKE, from the coding sequence ATGAAATTTAAACTCACATCCGAATTCGAACCTACGGGCGATCAGCCTCGAGCCATAGAACAGTTGGTCAAAGGAATTGTTGAAGACGATCGCCATCAAACCCTCCTCGGTGTTACGGGATCGGGTAAAACTTTTACGGTGGCGAATGTCATCAACCAAGTGGAACGCCCCACGTTGATCCTTTCGCACAACAAAACGCTGGCAGCTCAGCTTTACAGCGAGTTTAAAAGCTTCTTCCCTGACAATCTGGTGGAATACTTCGTCTCCTACTACGACTATTATCAGCCCGAGGCATTTATTCCCACTTCCAATACCTTTATCGAAAAGGACCTCAGCATCAATCAAGAGATTGAAAAGCTGAGACTGAGCGCCACCTCTGCCCTACTCTCGGGCCGAAGAGATGTGATCATCGTGGCTTCCGTATCCTGCATTTACGGTATCGGAAATCCCAATGAGTTTCACAAAAGTGTCATCCCCATTGAGAAGGGGCAGCTCGTTTCGCGAAACTCCCTCTTGCACCTTTTGGTGGCCAGCCTCTACTCGCGGAATGATCATGAGCTCGATCGGGGAAAATTTCGGGTGAAAGGTGATACCGTCGACATCTTTTTGGCATACGCCGATCATGCCATTCGGGTAGAATTCTTCGGAGATGAAATAGACAATATCAGCAGCTTCGATCCGGAAAGCGGTGCCACCATTGCCGAATTTGACAAGCTCAATATCTACCCTGCCAACCTCTTTGTGACCACTAAGCAAACGATGAACGATGCCATTTGGCAAATTCAACAGGATATGGTGGCGCAGGTGCAATTCTTTGAAGACCAAGGACGCCACCTCGAAGCCAAGCGACTGGAAGAACGCACCACCTACGATCTGGAAATGATGCGCGAACTGGGCTACTGCTCGGGGATAGAAAATTACTCGCGGTACTTCGATCGTCGCGAGCCGGGACAAAGACCTTTCTGCCTCTTGGATTACTTTCCCGAGGACTACATGATGGTCATTGACGAAAGTCACGTAACCGTGCCCCAAGTCCGGGCCATGTATGGGGGTGACCGATCGCGAAAGGTAAACCTGGTGGATTATGGTTTCCGACTGCCTGCCGCCATGGACAACCGCCCGCTCAAGTTCGAGGAATTTGAAGATATGCGGGGTCAGACGCTTTTTGTCAGCGCCACCCCCGCCGATTACGAATTGGAGAAATCCGAAGGTATTATCGTGGAGCAATTGATCCGACCCACGGGCCTCCTCGACCCGAAGATTTACGTGCGGCCAAGTGAAAATCAGATTGATGACCTCTTGGAGGAAATCAATGTGCGAGCCGAGAAAGACGAACGTGTTTTGGTGACCACGCTTACCAAGCGAATGGCCGAGGAACTGCAAGCTTACTTTGACAAAACGGGCGTAAAGAGCCGCTATATCCATAGCGATGTGGACACGCTCGATCGGATTGACATCATCGCAGATTTGCGCGAGGGAGTCTTTGATGTGCTGATTGGTGTCAACCTGCTGCGTGAAGGGCTCGACCTTCCCGAAGTATCACTGGTGGCCATCCTCGATGCCGACAAAGAAGGATTTTTAAGAAGCGAGCGCTCGCTGGTGCAAACGGTGGGTCGCGCTGCGCGAAATGTAAACGGAATGGTGATCATGTATGCCGATAAGATTACCGACAGCATGCGCATGACCATTGACGAAACGGACAGACGCCGCTTGACGCAACAAGCCTACAACGAGGAACACGGCATCACGCCGACACAGATTAAGAAATCGGCTGCGGCTCTGGTGGGCCAAGGCAAGAAGCGCCAAAGCAAGGCATACGTGGAGCCCGACGGAATGAACATCGCGGCTGACCCCGTGATGAAATACATGAGCGCCGACGACTTGGATCAGACGATTGACATCACCCGAAAGAAGATGCAAAAAGCCGCCAAGGATCAAGACTTTATGGAAGCCGCCAGATTGCGGGATGAGCTGTTTGCGCTGATGAAGGCGAAGGAATAG